In Paenibacillus stellifer, the DNA window GCCCGGGTCATGCCCAGGATAACCGCCGACAGAATGCCTCTTCCGGCTGCAGGCAGCACAACGCGCATAATTACCTGAAACCGGGTGGAGCCGAGCGCATACGCGGCATCGCGGTATTTGGCCGGAACTACGGTAATGGCGTCATCGCTGATCCGGGAAATGGTCGGCAGAACCATCAGCGCCAGCACTAGCGCCGCCGCCAGCAGACCGTCTCCCAGCCCCTCGCCGCTTAGATTCCGAAGAAACGGAAGCAGGACGGTCAGTCCCAGATAGCCGTATACAATCGAAGGAATGCCGACCAGAAGATCGAGAACCGGACGGATGAAGCGCTTGAGCCAGAGCGGTGCGATCTCAGCTGTCAGAACCGCCATGCCGACCGATATGGGGACGGAGATCAGCATCGTCAGCACGGTCAGTGACAGCGTGTTGATAATGAAGGAAGCCGCACCGAATTTCTCGTCCTCCGGCGTCCAGTCGAAAGAGAAGAAGAACTGAGCCGGTGAGATATGCCCGAACAGGAGCAGGGCCGTCTTGCCGATAAACACCGTCACTAGGACGAGTACGAAGCAGAGCGCCAGGATGCTGAGTAAAAAATAATAACGTGCGGCGTAATCCGAGAGACGGTGGCGCAAATGCCGTCTAGCGGATATATTCACGGGGCGGGGACCGCCCGCCGCCGGTTTGGGTTCGATATTGGGGTCAATGGTCTGTTGAACCATGCCTTGCCTCCTTGCCGAAATTCATTCTTCTCTATTCAAGGATAAACGCCTAACGGCGTCCTCCAGACGCCATGCGTTTACCGAGAAATAGAAGACCTGGATAAGTACGCAGCTTATACTTTCTTATATTTCTAGGAAAAGCCAGCCCCGATTACCCGGAGGCTGGCCATTTGGTACGCTGTATCGAATGCGTCCTGAACTTACTTCATCGCGGAGATCGGAATGAATTTCAGCTTCTTCAGCGATCCCTGCTGGAACTTCTTGCTCTGCACATAGTCGATGAACGCTTTAGTGGCGCCGGTCGGTTGTCCCTTGGTCATGTAGTAGCCGTAAGCCCAGATCTTATAGGAACCGTTGATAACATTGTCGCTCGTTGCGGCTACGCCGTTGAACTTCACGGCTTTGATGTCACCGCCGGTTACATATACAAGGTCGATATAACCGATCGAGTTCGGCGTAGAACCTACAGCCGTCTTCATGTCGCCGCTCGAGCCGACTTCCTTGTAGTTCTTGTCTTTCTTCACGATGTCGCCGCCAGCCAGCGCCTTGGACTGATAATTAACGCGGGTGCCGGAACCGAATGCGCGGGTGATGACGACGATGTCCGCATCAGCGCCACCGACCTGCTTCCAGTTCGTGATCTTGCCGGAGTAAATGCCTTTCAGCTGATCAGTGGTCAGATTGTCAACACCGACATTCTTGTTCACGATCGTCGCGAAAGGAATGACTGCCACCTTGTTCGCTACCTGGCCGTCGAAGGCTTTGAAGCCCGGAACGTCAATGCTGGCGTCCCAGTCGCAGGCGCCGATGTCGGCGATGCCTTTCTTGACCGCCTGCGGTCCGGTTACGGAGCCTTTGCCGGAAGCGGCGATTTTAACCTTCGGATGCAGCTTCTGGAACTCTTTGGCTGCCTGAAGCGTCAGCGGCAGCAGGGCTGTCGAGCCGTTAATCGTGATTTTGCCCGAGAGAGAATCGGCTGCGGAAGCCGCTCCTGTCAGGGATGCTGTAACGGCGAAGACAGCCGCCAGCGCGGTAAACGTAACTTTTTTGAAAAATTTCATGATGTTTCTCCTCCTGGCTTATAAGCCGAATCTATTATTATTTCGTTAACTGAACAGCTTTACCGTTCACGATTTCCCACAGTTTGCCATTAATTGTTACAGCCAGCTTGCTGCCGTCTGCGGATACCGCAACCTCGGATACCGATTCCGTCGTGCGGAACAACTCCGTCTTGGCTCCCGTCGCAGCTATCGAATAGATGCGGCTGCTTCCATCCGCTGCCGTTCCGGATACAACCAGGCTGCTGCCGGCTTGTTCAATCCAGTTCGGTTCAATATCAAGCTGGAGGTTGGCTGCTGTCTTGTCGGTTTTTACCGACTTGAGCGTATTGAGTGCGTTACCGTTCGGATCGGCGCTGAGGTAAGTGACCGTTCCGTCGTTCGCGATCTCCGGATACAGCTTGTTGTCATCGGAAGTAGTGATTGCAGCCGGCGCAGCGTCCTTGGCAGTCAGATCAAGCGTGTACAGCTGCTCGCCCGCCTTGCTGTAATCGACCGTCAGCGAATCTTCCGTGCTGTCCGCATCGTTCTTCGCCGTTCCGGTAATGTTGACGATGTAGACCGCCTTCGTTCCGTCCGGAGAAATGCCAAGCTCGGATTTATTCTCTACCTTGTCAGCAAGAACTGTCGTGATTTCACCGGTATCAACCGATACCTTGGCGAGCTTCTCCTGCTTGTCTCCCTGGACAAAATAGAGCGTTTTGCCGTCGGCTGCCCAAGCGAGGTCCGTCTTCACGCTCGTATCCGTACCAAGCGCCTTGATCTGTCCGTTCGACAGATTAATCACATACAGCTGGCCCGTCTCATCCGTAAAAGCGCCCTGGCTGCGGTCTGCCGAAACGGCAAATCCGGAAGCTTGTCCGTCGCTTTCCAGAACGCGATAGGTTCCCGGCGTAGCGGACAGCTTGTACATCTGCTCCGCATCGCCTTCCAGAGTCGCGAGAATCGTGCCGTCAGCCGCCCATTGCGGCGTGCTGAACTCGCCCTGCGGACGAGCTGCGCTCAGAATTTCCAGCGGGCTTCCGTACAGTTCGCCGCCAAGGCCGTATACGATTGCGCTAAGCTCAACGTACAGCTTGCCGCCGCTCACGGTCGGAGCGGTTGTGAAGCTGCGGGCTGTACCGTCAACTGTATAGCTCTTGGAGCCGGCTTTCAGAGTAATCGTATGTAATCCTGCCGCGTCCGTAATCACGACGCTTCCCGTACCGGAGGTCAGGCTTGCACCGAGTGCCGTTGTGAGCTGCCCAAGCGCGTAGAGCTTGTACCCGCCGATTTCGATCGTCTTCAGCGTCGCTTGCGCTCCGTTGATCGTCCAAGAGGCCTGCCCTTCCTTCACTTTGGCAGTTTTAGCGGCTGTATTCTGAACCGGAGCCTTGCTCCCCCCTGATGCTGCCTGAACACTGGCGCTCACTGCCGTTGTTAGAAGCACGGAGGTCATGAGCACGCTTAACCATTGACTTTTCTTCAAATGGATCCACCCTTTTCGATGAGGTAACTTGTACGCCGGGCTTGTGCCCCGATGCACTTGCTAATGCTATTTTCAGGCTTGTCTGTCAAATCTGTTGCAGAGGAATGTTTTGGAAATATTAAAAACCAAAAAAAGATTTTACAAATGGCGATCAAGCGATTAAGGTAATGAGTGAGTACTCACTCATTACGTAATTTATGGAGGTTTTCCTTTAATGATGGAGACAAACACAGTCATTCAAGTCTCACATATCCGCAAAGCGTTCGGCGGCAAAATCGTCCTGGACGACATCAGCCTTGAAGTCCGCCAGGCGGAGACCTATGGGCTGCTGGGGCCATCCGGCTCCGGCAAGACGACACTTGTCAAGCTGCTGACCGGAATAGACGAAGCGGATCAGGGCGATATCACGGTGCTGGGCGTGAAGGTTCCGAAGCTGTCGCTGCTGTCGCAAATCGGCTACATGGCCCAGTCCGATGCCCTGTACAGCGAGCTGAGCGCCAAGGAGAATCTGGAGTTCTTCGCGTCTCTGTACGGATTGAAGAAGGCAGAACGCAACCGGCGCATACAAGAAGTCATGGAGATCGTCAATTTGCAGGATCATCTTCGAAAAAGAGTGGATCAATACTCCGGCGGCATGAAACGCCGCTTGTCACTCGCCATCGCCCTGCTGCACGAGCCGCCGCTTCTCATTCTCGATGAGCCGACGGTCGGCATCGATCCGGTGCTGCGCATGTCTATATGGAAGGAACTCAAAAACTTGAATGCCCGCGGAACAACGATCGTGCTCACGACCCATGTCATGGACGAGGCTGAAAAATGCGACCGGCTCGGTATGATCCGGGAAGGCCGCCTGCTCGCTGAGGACACGCCGGCCAATCTCCTGGCCAGCACCGGCTCTTCTACTATTGAGGAAACGTTTCTGTATTATGGAGGTGTCCGTCCATGAGAGTCCGCGCGCTGACGCTTCGCATTCTCCGGCAGTTCATTCACGACAAGCGGACGATGGCTCTCATGTTCATCGCTCCGCTCATTGTCTTAAACCTCATGAGCCTCGTCTTCGGCGGAGACGCCTATAAGCCAGCCATCGGGCTTACGGGCCAGGCAGCCGCGCTGTCCGGCAGCCTGGAGAAGCATGACGCCAAGACGACGGCTTACGATACGGCCGACATTGGCATGCAGGCATTGAAAGACGGCAAGATCGACGCCTTGATCAGCATGGAGCAGGGCAAAGCGCAAGTCGTGCTGGAGGGCAGCAATCCGACGGCGAACCGCGCCGTTATGCTGGCGCTGGAGCAGACCTCGGGCGATCTTCAGGCCTCCGGCGCCCCTTCGAAGCAGCAGACAGCCGCCTCGCTGAAGCCAGAGATCAGCTACCTGTATGGCTCCGCGGACATGAAGACGATCGACCGGTTCGGGCCGATCATGATCGGCGTGTTCATATTTTTCTTCGTCTTCCTGATCGCCGGGGTCTCCCTCTTGCGGGAGCGGACGACCGGCACGCTGGAACGGCTGCTCGCCACTCCGCTCAAGCGATGGGAGGTCGTCATCGGCTACGTGTGCGGCTTTGGCTTATTCACCATTGTTCAAGCATTGCTCATCTCCTGGTTCTCCATCCAGGTGCTCGGCATCCTGATGGCGGGCAGCTTCGGCTACGTGCTGCTGATTACACTGCTCCTGTCCATGACGGCGCTGACGCTCGGAACACTGTTGTCGGCTTTCGCCAGCAGCGAGCTGCAAATGATCCAATTCATCCCGCTAGTCATCGTACCGCAGATCTTTCTCTCCGGCCTGTTCCCGATGGATACTCTGCCGGATTGGCTGCAGAAGATCGGATATCTGACCCCGCTCTATTACGGGTCCGAGGCAATGATCAATATTATGATCCGCGGCAAGGGCTGGGACGCCATCTCGGTGGACGTCTTGGTGCTGGCCGGTTTCTCGGTATTGTTCATGGCGCTGAATGTGCTGGCTCTTCGCAAGCACCGCCGAATGTAACAGCGTGTTCTTTATGTTAAAATGGTCGGATAACAGTGCTAGTGGAGGGTTGTCATCATGGCGGAAGAAAAAACGGACCGAAGCGACGATCAATGGGCCCAGGAGCTGCTGGCCATCGGCGGCGAGGAGCATATGACGCCCAAGCAGATCGCCATTCTGAAAGCGGCGGTCGAAGTGTTCGCGGAAAAAGGGTACGCCGGGGCCGCAACCAGCGAGATTGCCCAGAAGGCGGGCGTTGCGGAGGGCACCGTTTTTCGCTATTACAAAACGAAGAAGGATCTCCTGATCTCCATCATCGGGCCGACGATGGGCAAGCTGCTCGCACCGTTCATCATCCGGAACTTCGGGAGCGTGCTGAATTCGCCTTACGAGACGTACGAAGACTTCCTCCGGGCTTTTATCGTGAACCGCCTCGACTTCGCCCGGAACAATTTCAAGCTGCTGAAAATTCTCGTTCAGGAAATACCCTTTCATCCGAGTCTTCGTGAGCAGTTCGTCGAGAATGTCATGAATACAATTGTGGAAAAAGTGTCTCTTCAGCTTGAGCGCTTCAAGGAGAAGGGGCAGATTGCCGATGTGCCGACGTCAGCCGCCATCCGCTTCTCGGCCTCAGCCGCCCTTGGCTTCATCATGACCCGGCTGCTGTTTCAACCCGATAAAGACTGGAATGACGAGGAAGAAGTCGAGATACTGATCCGCCTGATCATGCACGGCCTCTCCCCTAAATAACATCAACTCGTCATGAAGGGAATGCATCATGAAATGCAATCCCCTGGGACAGTATTGATTTTCGGCAGGAAACAGGTATAATTAGACCAAATTTCGTACAGTCGATGATCGGGAGAGTAGTAAAGGGGCACTGAGCCTGCAGCGAGCCGGAAGGGTGAAAGCCGGCGGCCTTCCCTTTACAAAGCGCACCCGGGAGACGGACTTCCGAAAGGTCCAGTAGGAAGCCCCGGGAACAGGCCCGTTATGCCTTAAGGTGGCCGGATTGCGTTCAATCAGCATGTCCGGCAAGCAGAGTGGTACCGCGAGAACACAAGTCCTCGTCTCTTTATTTGGAGACGGGGGCTTTTTTTATTCAGACAAAGGGGGACTTTCGAACATGCTGAGCCGGATCATTGGTCAAGAGATTGAACAAAGCGTATTGATCGCCGTACGGGAGATGGGACTGGAGGTTTCCGCACTGCCGGAGGTGAATATTGAGCAGCCCGCCAGCCTTGATCACGGGGATTATTCCAGCAATATCGCCATGAAGCTCGGCAAGACGCTGCGTATGCCGCCGCTTCACATCGCGAGCAAGCTTCGGGATGTGATGATGGCTTCGGCTTCAGAAGGTGGGCTGATCCGGCAGGTAGAGACCGCCGCTCCCGGCTTCCTTAACGTTCGGATCGACTGGAGCGTCTGGGCCGGGATGAATGAAGCGACCCCTGCGGGCAGCCAAGGCAAGGTTGTGATCGAGCACACTTCTATCAACCCGAACAAAGCTGCTCATATTGGCCATCTGCGGAACGCCTGCATTGGAGACACCCTCGCGCGTCTGCTCAGAAGAACCGGTCATACGGTGGAGGTTCATAACTACATCGACGATCTCGGCAATCAGCTGGCGGATACGGTAGTGGGGCTGCTGAACTTGCCTTTGGAGGGCGACTACGGACGTTTCGGCGATTACTGCTGGGATCTGTATTCCGCGGTCAACCGGACATACGGCTCGGACTCTCTGCTGAATGCCAAGCGGACGGAGACACTGCATGAACTGGAGCAAGGCACCGGCAATACCGCCTGGATCGGCAAGATTGCCGCAGAAAGGATCGTCCGCGACCATGTGAAGGAGATGGCAGACTTCGGTATCCTGTACGATCTCCTGGTGTGGGAGAGCAGCATTGTCAAGGAGGGCTTCTGGGATGCGGCGTTTGAGCGTCTGCGGCAGACTCCCCTGTTCGTTCTGGAGACGATCGGCAAGCTCGCTGGCTGCTGGGTGCTGAAACAGGCGGAAGATGTTGGCGGAGCCGAAGACCAGGACACTGGGGATGCCCGGCAGGACGGTGAATACACGCAGGATAAAGTGCTGGTACGTTCCAGCGGCATTTTGACTTACACCGCCAAGGATATCGCCTATCATTTATGGAAATTCGGACTGCTGGACAAGGATTTCACCTATGAAGCGTTTGACGGTGAGCTGTACACGACAGCTGCGCATGGAGCGGCCAAACCCCTCGGTCAAGCCCATACCGTCATCAATGTGATCGATTCCCGGCAGGAATATCCGCAGACGATGGTCAAGGAAGCGCTCCGGGCACTGGGTTACGGCGAGCAGGCGGACCGGCTGCATCATGCCGGTTACGGTGTCGTCTCGCTGAGCCCCGCTTCTGCGGCAGAGCTTGGCATCGATACGTCGGACGGCAGAGCTTCGTACGCCATGTCGGGCCGTCAGGGGATCGGCATCAAGGTCAGCGATCTGATCTCCCGGATGGAGCGGCATCTCGAAGATACCCGAAACGGCCGCGACGGTCTGCCGGCGCGGATGATTGCTACAGCCGCCATCCGTTATTATCTGCTCCGGTTCAATCTGGGAACCGAGGTCATTTTTGATTTGCGCCAGGCGATGGAGCTCGCCGGGAATACGGGCGTGTATCTGATGTACGCCCACGCGCGGGCAGCTAGAGTGATCCGCAAAGCTGAGAGCCTCGGGTTGCTCGCACCAGACGTTGTCAGCCGGAGCGCGGATTCCACCGAAAGCTCAAGCCAGATCGAGGACAGTAACGGCCAAACCGGCAGCCGGGCTGGGCATGACGAGTGCGCGAACGGCAGAGCCGTCCCTCTCCCGCCTCCTTCTTTCCCGGCGAAGCTGGAACCGCCAGAACTGGCGCTGCTGAGACAGCTTGGCGCATGGCCGGACACCCTGCATACGGCAAGCAAGGAATTGACGCCGAATACCATCTGCCAATACAGCCATACTCTGTCCTCGCTGTTTCATCAGTTCTATGCTTCCTGTCCCATTCTCACGGGGCCGAATGAAATCGTCGCTTTCCGGCTGTGGCTAACAGCCAAATTCAAGGAGACGCTCGGAGATTCGCTTGCGGTACTGGGACTTCCGGCGCCGGAGCGGCTATAATTTTTGCCAATTTGGAAGGATTATCCGCAAACGGTGTCGAAATATATAGACTGCTGTCGTGCCGGAGTGCAGGGCAGCAATACATACACTGGGGGAACCAAACATGAAGAAACACATGGTGCTGCTGCTCGCCGCACTGCTGCTCCTGATCGGATCGTTCACATCAATCGGCGCGGAGAAGGCCTCCGCCGCCCAAGCGCCCGTCTACACGGAGCTCGCAACCTTTGTGGACGGCAAGCTGCTCATTTCGCCTGCCAAATCACTGGTAGCCAAAGGCTCAACCTATGTTCCGGTCAAGCTCGCAGCGCAGATTCCGGGCATCTCGATCGATGCGTCTTCCGGCATTGTGCTGACAGGCGGCAAGGGAACCGCCAAGCTCGACGCGACCAACTCGATGCTGTACCAGAACTCCAATTATGTAGCGTTCAAGACGCTGCTGAAGATCGGAAATCTGGACGGCAAATATGCGTCAAGCGCGAACTGCCTGTTCGTCTGGACGACAGATGAAGGCAAAACCAAGAGCAGCGAGATGCTTTACAGCATCAGCAAGCTGCCCGGAACGATCGGCGGTGTTGTCGGCAAGAAGGTATACGCCTTCGGTCATCCCGGCTCCAACTGGGTTACGGGTGTAAGCTATGACGGCGGCTCGACGATCGAATTCACCATGCAGAAAGAAGACGGCACTGTCTGGACGCTGCTTGATCCGGCAGACGGCGCGGAATCTCTCTACACCGCTGAGTATCTTCAGTACTTGAAGACCGTCTACAACGGATATCCGGCCTGGATGAACAATTCGGTAATTCAGGACAGCCCGTTCAAGAACATGGAGAAGGTCACCATTCTTAACATCGTTCCCGATCCCGAGGACAGCACCTTGCTGATCCGGGTACGCCGGGCCAACGGGCAGGAATTTGATATGACGACAGAAGCTGCCGATGATGTGCAGGATGAAATCAACCAATATTTTTATTTCAAGAACCCGAAGACCGTATTCAAGATCAGCGACAAGATGTGGAAGGCGATTCAGGAGGAAAAGGTCGTTGTGGGGATGACGTTTGAGGAAGTATACCTCGCCTGGGGCGAGCCCGACGAGACCGATGATTCGCTGGGGCTGGCGGTGTATGGGAATACGTATTTGTATTTCCGCAACAGCAAGCTGGCGTATATCTTGTAGAATGGCGATTGCACCGGGAGTCGTGTTCAGGCACGGCTCCTTTTTATTTTATATAAGTTGAACTGAAAATCTTTATACCTGAAGAAGTAAACGGTCAATTACGGCTTGAGGAGTTCGGTTGATGCTTTTCATAAAAGCGGCCACATGGGAACGAATGACGTAGAACTTTTGGAAAAACACATTGTTCACGACATCGTGCTTTAGCCATTTCCACAAACCTTCCGTGGGATTGAGTTCCGGGCTGTACTTGGGTAAATAGACCAACTGCAATCGGGCGTGCTCCTTGAGAAAAGGCTGAATTTCATCGGCATGATGAATGTGGGCATTATCCAGGACAACCACGACCTTGCCGGAATACGTCTGTAAAATGTCGGTCAAGAAGCGTTGGAACGCTTTCGCATCCAGTTTTTCTTCTTCCCGGTGAAGGGCATGGCCGGTTTCGTAATCGATCGCTGCAAACAGCTTGGCACCCTGATGCTGGCCATACGTCTTGATTTTTCGCTGTTGTCCTCTCGGAAACCAATTGTACTGTAAGGCTAGATAGGCCCGAATAGCCGATTCGTCTTCAAACAGCAGGTGATCCACTTTTCCTTGATCTAACTGGTCTTTGAGCTCAGGTAGCGTGACTTGGCGAAACTGCTCTTGCTCCTCTGGATTGGCCTTTGCCAAAGTATAGGTGGCCTTCGTGTAGCTGAAGCCAAGGCGGTTCAGCATTTTGGAGACGCCTTTGAGCGTGTAGTCTTCGCAATACTCCCGAAGAATCCAGGCACGAATGAGTTTTAACGTCCAGGTATACTTCGCTTCAAAGCCAACATCGACAGGGCGTTTCTCAGCGATGACTTGCTTCAGCCGTTCCTCTTGCTCATTCGAAAGTCGCTTGGAACCACCCGGATATTCACCCAATTCGAGACCTTGCAGTCCATTCTTACGGTAGTTCTTCCAGTATCCGCTGATGGCCGGAAAGGATCTGCCCAAAATATCGGCAATTTCGGTGAGGGTCCGGCCCTCTAGATGCAGCCTTATCGCCAAATATCTTTCATACATCCGGGTACTTTCTGTTTCCTTCATGGCTTCTGTCAGTTTTCCGATCTCTTGTTCTGTAGTCATTTAAATCTCCACCTTTTCAGGTTCTTTCTTATCTTTTACCCGATTCTGGCGGTCCTTAATGTTACGAGTTCAATTTATATAAAGGCATTGGTTGTCTCTTCCGCCCGCTGAACCAAGCTCCCTCCCGATACATGCCATGCTACGAGTTTACACTTGCAGTTTGAGCTGCCTGTCTGGCGTGCATCTTTTTCATAACATATCTGGCAATAGGCTGGGCAATCAGCAGTTCAATCCAAAAGGCTACACCAAAGTTTCTGGGCCAAATATGGAGGAAGTTCTCAAACGGCTTCAAGCTGATTTGTCTCGTTCCGACCCACGTTCCTATAATGGACATCATGATCGATAACACCGTTACGTTTAGGACAATATGCAATAATACTCTGGCGTTAAATCCGTCATTCTGTCCCTCGATTTTTGGTGTCAGCTTGGCAACGATCGGTCCTGCAATCAAGTTCACAGATAGAACGATGATGACCCACATTACCGGTATTATTTTCAAGGTATTGAGGTACACCTCTTTACTGAATCCAAGCTCCAACCCCGTTATAACAGGCGCGATCGTGTTTACCGAAATGATTGAAATGATCAGCATAAACAGAATGCCCTCATTTCGATTTCTAGGCAGTCTTGTTTCCGCATGCAGATGGTTTGTCATCCCTGTCTCCCCCTTCTTTTTTTAGACTTTGTTATTATAGCGATATCGAAAAGCTCTTCATAAGTGAATATTTTGTGAACAAATCATTCAATTTAAAGGTGCTCACTCTATTCTCCGCATTGCGAAACAGCCGCCACTCCCTCCGCTTCCATTTCCGGACCTCTCCCACAATCGTTCTGTTAAACTATGAAGCCGAATATTTTCTTCGGAGCGTACGAATGCATACTTCCACCTCAGGGCACTAAAGCCAAAATAATTGGCATCAACATAAAAACCTTGGTCTTTTATCCCAATAATTCCATTAGTTAGACTTAAGGTGAAACAACATGTAAGCGATATCTTGACTGTCAAACCATTTTAAAGGAGGGCAAGTATGAAAGAAGTGCACAAAGCTGAGATTGGGTTCACACGCAAAGTATGGGGTTTGTTCCTCGCGCTGGTGATGCTGTCCGGCATCGGCTTGTTACCGGCTTTCAAGGTTCAAGCAGCAGGCACGACCATAGCCTCAATGGCTTATTTCTCGGCAGCGGACGGGCCTGTCATCACCAAATCCGGAGTGGGACAAGCCAGTTACGGTTTTGTTATGCCGGTCTTCAACGGAGGCGCCGCCAGTTGGAGCGACGTTTCCGGCGATTTGGGTGTTAATGTGAAGGTTGGTGGCAATTGGGTAGATATCGACAGCGCAGGCGGGTATGTCTATAACCAGAACTGGGGGCACTGGAGCGACGGCGGCATGAATGGCTACTGGTTCACGCTCACGGCCACCACAGAAATTCAGCCGTACTCCAAAGCCAATAGCGGAGTTACGCTCGATTATACGCTGGTGTTTCAGAATGTTAACAAGACCGCCATCACGTCGATGACGCCGACACAGGGTCCGGAGCTTACGGCGAGCTTCACCGGCGGAGCCGGGTTTACGTATCCGGTAATCAACAATGATTCAGGCCTTATCTATGATGCGGTAGCCGACGATTTGAAGCTGTACGTCAAGCCGGTGGGCAGCAGCGAGTGGATCGACGTCGACAACAATGCGGCCAGCGGCTGGATTTATGACAGCAATTTCGGTCAATTTACCGAAGGGGGCAAACTGGAGTCGAAGACCACTTCCGCCAGCCTCATTTACACGATCAATTTCAATGAGCCTGTGCGCAATTCGTTCGTCATCTCTGCCTACGACGGCACCACCTACACGGCGGACAACAGCGGAGCCATCGGCTTGCCGTTGCCCAAAATCGATGGGGGCGCGCCGATCGGCAGCGAACTGGGCAACTTCATGTATCAGATCAAAAAAGACGGGCAATGGGTCGATCTCAGCAGCTCCAGCCAGAGCGGATTTCTCTATGCCGGCAACGGCTACAATAATATGTCCGCCGCCAACCAGTGGGGATACTGGGACGACTACATCTACGGCCTGTGGTTCAAGCCTATCCAGGAGAACATGGAAATCCGTATCGGCTACCCGTTAAACGGGCAGTCCGGCGGAGATGTCGGCAGCAACTATGTATACTACAACTTCATCGGCAACCCTAATGCACCGCGTCCCGATGAATCCGAT includes these proteins:
- the pstC gene encoding phosphate ABC transporter permease subunit PstC; this encodes MVQQTIDPNIEPKPAAGGPRPVNISARRHLRHRLSDYAARYYFLLSILALCFVLVLVTVFIGKTALLLFGHISPAQFFFSFDWTPEDEKFGAASFIINTLSLTVLTMLISVPISVGMAVLTAEIAPLWLKRFIRPVLDLLVGIPSIVYGYLGLTVLLPFLRNLSGEGLGDGLLAAALVLALMVLPTISRISDDAITVVPAKYRDAAYALGSTRFQVIMRVVLPAAGRGILSAVILGMTRAIGETMAVVMVIGNTPQLAKTLFTPSSVLTSNIVMQISNVEFDSTWNYALHMMAFLLLLISFVLILVIRFLGRKRRES
- a CDS encoding phosphate ABC transporter substrate-binding protein → MKFFKKVTFTALAAVFAVTASLTGAASAADSLSGKITINGSTALLPLTLQAAKEFQKLHPKVKIAASGKGSVTGPQAVKKGIADIGACDWDASIDVPGFKAFDGQVANKVAVIPFATIVNKNVGVDNLTTDQLKGIYSGKITNWKQVGGADADIVVITRAFGSGTRVNYQSKALAGGDIVKKDKNYKEVGSSGDMKTAVGSTPNSIGYIDLVYVTGGDIKAVKFNGVAATSDNVINGSYKIWAYGYYMTKGQPTGATKAFIDYVQSKKFQQGSLKKLKFIPISAMK
- a CDS encoding stalk domain-containing protein, with the protein product MKKSQWLSVLMTSVLLTTAVSASVQAASGGSKAPVQNTAAKTAKVKEGQASWTINGAQATLKTIEIGGYKLYALGQLTTALGASLTSGTGSVVITDAAGLHTITLKAGSKSYTVDGTARSFTTAPTVSGGKLYVELSAIVYGLGGELYGSPLEILSAARPQGEFSTPQWAADGTILATLEGDAEQMYKLSATPGTYRVLESDGQASGFAVSADRSQGAFTDETGQLYVINLSNGQIKALGTDTSVKTDLAWAADGKTLYFVQGDKQEKLAKVSVDTGEITTVLADKVENKSELGISPDGTKAVYIVNITGTAKNDADSTEDSLTVDYSKAGEQLYTLDLTAKDAAPAAITTSDDNKLYPEIANDGTVTYLSADPNGNALNTLKSVKTDKTAANLQLDIEPNWIEQAGSSLVVSGTAADGSSRIYSIAATGAKTELFRTTESVSEVAVSADGSKLAVTINGKLWEIVNGKAVQLTK
- a CDS encoding ABC transporter ATP-binding protein, which encodes METNTVIQVSHIRKAFGGKIVLDDISLEVRQAETYGLLGPSGSGKTTLVKLLTGIDEADQGDITVLGVKVPKLSLLSQIGYMAQSDALYSELSAKENLEFFASLYGLKKAERNRRIQEVMEIVNLQDHLRKRVDQYSGGMKRRLSLAIALLHEPPLLILDEPTVGIDPVLRMSIWKELKNLNARGTTIVLTTHVMDEAEKCDRLGMIREGRLLAEDTPANLLASTGSSTIEETFLYYGGVRP
- a CDS encoding ABC transporter permease, translating into MRVRALTLRILRQFIHDKRTMALMFIAPLIVLNLMSLVFGGDAYKPAIGLTGQAAALSGSLEKHDAKTTAYDTADIGMQALKDGKIDALISMEQGKAQVVLEGSNPTANRAVMLALEQTSGDLQASGAPSKQQTAASLKPEISYLYGSADMKTIDRFGPIMIGVFIFFFVFLIAGVSLLRERTTGTLERLLATPLKRWEVVIGYVCGFGLFTIVQALLISWFSIQVLGILMAGSFGYVLLITLLLSMTALTLGTLLSAFASSELQMIQFIPLVIVPQIFLSGLFPMDTLPDWLQKIGYLTPLYYGSEAMINIMIRGKGWDAISVDVLVLAGFSVLFMALNVLALRKHRRM
- a CDS encoding TetR/AcrR family transcriptional regulator, producing the protein MAEEKTDRSDDQWAQELLAIGGEEHMTPKQIAILKAAVEVFAEKGYAGAATSEIAQKAGVAEGTVFRYYKTKKDLLISIIGPTMGKLLAPFIIRNFGSVLNSPYETYEDFLRAFIVNRLDFARNNFKLLKILVQEIPFHPSLREQFVENVMNTIVEKVSLQLERFKEKGQIADVPTSAAIRFSASAALGFIMTRLLFQPDKDWNDEEEVEILIRLIMHGLSPK
- a CDS encoding arginine--tRNA ligase; translation: MLSRIIGQEIEQSVLIAVREMGLEVSALPEVNIEQPASLDHGDYSSNIAMKLGKTLRMPPLHIASKLRDVMMASASEGGLIRQVETAAPGFLNVRIDWSVWAGMNEATPAGSQGKVVIEHTSINPNKAAHIGHLRNACIGDTLARLLRRTGHTVEVHNYIDDLGNQLADTVVGLLNLPLEGDYGRFGDYCWDLYSAVNRTYGSDSLLNAKRTETLHELEQGTGNTAWIGKIAAERIVRDHVKEMADFGILYDLLVWESSIVKEGFWDAAFERLRQTPLFVLETIGKLAGCWVLKQAEDVGGAEDQDTGDARQDGEYTQDKVLVRSSGILTYTAKDIAYHLWKFGLLDKDFTYEAFDGELYTTAAHGAAKPLGQAHTVINVIDSRQEYPQTMVKEALRALGYGEQADRLHHAGYGVVSLSPASAAELGIDTSDGRASYAMSGRQGIGIKVSDLISRMERHLEDTRNGRDGLPARMIATAAIRYYLLRFNLGTEVIFDLRQAMELAGNTGVYLMYAHARAARVIRKAESLGLLAPDVVSRSADSTESSSQIEDSNGQTGSRAGHDECANGRAVPLPPPSFPAKLEPPELALLRQLGAWPDTLHTASKELTPNTICQYSHTLSSLFHQFYASCPILTGPNEIVAFRLWLTAKFKETLGDSLAVLGLPAPERL